Proteins encoded in a region of the Oncorhynchus keta strain PuntledgeMale-10-30-2019 chromosome 3, Oket_V2, whole genome shotgun sequence genome:
- the LOC127915064 gene encoding uncharacterized protein LOC127915064 isoform X23: MQLRLRFWQGLSSTGSQVLLWCSGCTAFPLQGDRFCCGAVVAQPFLYREPGSAVVQWLQGLSSTGRQVLLWCSGCTAFPLQGERFCCGAVVAQPFLYRKPGSAVVQWLQGLSSTGRQVLLLCSGCTAFPLQGERFCCGAVVASPFLYREPGSAVVQWLHSLSSTGSQVLLWCSGCKAFPLQGARFCCGAVVARPFLYRETGSAVVQWLHSLSSTGSQVLLWCSGCKAFPLQGDWFCCGAVVAQPFLYRKPGSAVVARPFLYRETGYAVVQWLHSLSSTGRQVLLWCSGCTAFPLQGARSCCGAVVAQPFLYREPGSAVVQWLHSLSSTGSQVLLWCSGCKAFPLQGARFCCGAVVARPFLYRETGSAVVQWLQGLSSTGRQVLLWCSGCTAFPLTGSQVFLCLPFSMSRFF; this comes from the exons atgcagctccgtctcaggttctggcaaggcctttcctctacagggagccaggttctgctgtggtgcagtggttgcacagcctttcctctacagggagacag gttctgctgtggtgcagtggttgcacagcctttcctctacagggagccaggttctgctgtggtgcagtggttgcaaggcctttcctctacagggagacaggttctgctgtggtgcagtggttgcacagcctttcctctacagggagaaaggttctgctgtggtgcagtggttgcacagcctttcctctacaggaagccaggttctgctgtggtgcagtggttgcaaggcctttcctctacagggagacaggttctgctgttatgcagtggttgcacagcctttcctctacagggagaaaggttctgctgtggtgcagtggttgcaagccctttcctctacagggagccaggttctgctgtggtgcagtggttgcacagcctttcctctacaggaagccaggttctgctgtggtgcagtggttgcaaggcctttcctctacagggagccag gttctgctgtggtgcagtggttgcaaggcctttcctctacagggagacaggttctgctgtggtgcagtggttgcacagcctttcctctacagggagccaggttctgctgtggtgcagtggttgcaaggcctttcctctacagggagactggttctgctgtggtgcagtggttgcacagcctttcctctacaggaaGCCAGGTTCTGCAGTGGTTGCAaggcctttcctctacagggagacaggttatgctgtggtgcagtggttgcacagcctttcctctacagggagacaggttctgctgtggtgcagtggttgcacagcctttcctctacagggagccaggtcctgctgtggtgcagtggttgcacagcctttcctctacagggagccaggttctgctgtggtgcagtggttgcacagcctttcctctacagggagccag gttctgctgtggtgcagtggttgcaaggcctttcctctacagggagccaggttctgctgtggtgcagtggttgcaaggcctttcctctacagggagacag gttctgctgtggtgcagtggttgcaaggcctttcctctacagggagacaggttctgctgtggtgcagtggttgcacagcctttcctcttacagggagccaggttttcctgtgtctacccttctcaatgtcaaggtttttctaa
- the LOC127915064 gene encoding uncharacterized protein LOC127915064 isoform X41: MQLRLRFWQGLSSTGSQVLLWCSGCTAFPLQGDRFCCGAVVAQPFLYREPGSAVVQWLQGLSSTGRQVLLWCSGCTAFPLQGERFCCGAVVAQPFLYRKPGSAVVQWLQGLSSTGRQVLLLCSGCTAFPLQGERFCCGAVVASPFLYREPGSAVVQWLHSLSSTGSQVLLWCSGCKAFPLQGARFCCGAVVARPFLYRETGSAVVQWLHSLSSTGSQVLLWCSGCKAFPLQGDWFCCGAVVAQPFLYRKPGSAVVARPFLYRETGSAVVQWLQGLSSTGRQVLLWCSGCKAFPLQGDRFCCGAVVAQPFLLQGARFSCVYPSQCQGFSKVLISNHGQIVIHGVLST; this comes from the exons atgcagctccgtctcaggttctggcaaggcctttcctctacagggagccaggttctgctgtggtgcagtggttgcacagcctttcctctacagggagacag gttctgctgtggtgcagtggttgcacagcctttcctctacagggagccaggttctgctgtggtgcagtggttgcaaggcctttcctctacagggagacaggttctgctgtggtgcagtggttgcacagcctttcctctacagggagaaaggttctgctgtggtgcagtggttgcacagcctttcctctacaggaagccaggttctgctgtggtgcagtggttgcaaggcctttcctctacagggagacaggttctgctgttatgcagtggttgcacagcctttcctctacagggagaaaggttctgctgtggtgcagtggttgcaagccctttcctctacagggagccaggttctgctgtggtgcagtggttgcacagcctttcctctacaggaagccaggttctgctgtggtgcagtggttgcaaggcctttcctctacagggagccag gttctgctgtggtgcagtggttgcaaggcctttcctctacagggagacaggttctgctgtggtgcagtggttgcacagcctttcctctacagggagccaggttctgctgtggtgcagtggttgcaaggcctttcctctacagggagactggttctgctgtggtgcagtggttgcacagcctttcctctacaggaaGCCAGGTTCTGCAGTGGTTGCAaggcctttcctctacagggagacag gttctgctgtggtgcagtggttgcaaggcctttcctctacagggagacag gttctgctgtggtgcagtggttgcaaggcctttcctctacagggagacaggttctgctgtggtgcagtggttgcacagcctttcctcttacagggagccaggttttcctgtgtctacccttctcaatgtcaaggtttttctaaggttttgatcagtaaccatggtcaaatagttatcCACGGTGTACTGTCGacttag
- the LOC127915064 gene encoding uncharacterized protein LOC127915064 isoform X30: protein MQLRLRFWQGLSSTGSQVLLWCSGCTAFPLQGDRFCCGAVVAQPFLYREPGSAVVQWLQGLSSTGRQVLLWCSGCTAFPLQGERFCCGAVVAQPFLYRKPGSAVVQWLQGLSSTGRQVLLLCSGCTAFPLQGERFCCGAVVASPFLYREPGSAVVQWLHSLSSTGSQVLLWCSGCKAFPLQGARFCCYGVVAQPFLYREPGSAVVQWLQGLSSTGRQVLLWCSGCTAFPLQGARFCCGAVVARPFLYRETGSAVVQWLHSLSSTGSQVLQWLQGLSSTGRQVMLWCSGCTAFPLQGDRFCCGAVVAQPFLYREPGSAVVQWLQGLSSTGSQVLLWCSGCKAFPLQGDRFCCGAVVAQPFLLQGARFSCVYPSQCQGFSKVLISNHGQIVIHGVLST from the exons atgcagctccgtctcaggttctggcaaggcctttcctctacagggagccaggttctgctgtggtgcagtggttgcacagcctttcctctacagggagacag gttctgctgtggtgcagtggttgcacagcctttcctctacagggagccaggttctgctgtggtgcagtggttgcaaggcctttcctctacagggagacaggttctgctgtggtgcagtggttgcacagcctttcctctacagggagaaaggttctgctgtggtgcagtggttgcacagcctttcctctacaggaagccaggttctgctgtggtgcagtggttgcaaggcctttcctctacagggagacaggttctgctgttatgcagtggttgcacagcctttcctctacagggagaaaggttctgctgtggtgcagtggttgcaagccctttcctctacagggagccaggttctgctgtggtgcagtggttgcacagcctttcctctacaggaagccaggttctgctgtggtgcagtggttgcaaggcctttcctctacagggagccaggttctgctgttatggagtggttgcacagcctttcctctacagggagccaggttctgctgtggtgcagtggttgcaaggcctttcctctacagggagacaggttctgctgtggtgcagtggttgcacagcctttcctctacagggagccaggttctgctgtggtgcagtggttgcaaggcctttcctctacagggagactggttctgctgtggtgcagtggttgcacagcctttcctctacaggaaGCCAGGTTCTGCAGTGGTTGCAaggcctttcctctacagggagacaggttatgctgtggtgcagtggttgcacagcctttcctctacagggagacaggttctgctgtggtgcagtggttgcacagcctttcctctacagggagccag gttctgctgtggtgcagtggttgcaaggcctttcctctacagggagccaggttctgctgtggtgcagtggttgcaaggcctttcctctacagggagacaggttctgctgtggtgcagtggttgcacagcctttcctcttacagggagccaggttttcctgtgtctacccttctcaatgtcaaggtttttctaaggttttgatcagtaaccatggtcaaatagttatcCACGGTGTACTGTCGacttag
- the LOC127915064 gene encoding uncharacterized protein LOC127915064 isoform X46, with the protein MQLRLRFWQGLSSTGSQVLLWCSGCTAFPLQGDRFCCGAVVAQPFLYREPGSAVVQWLQGLSSTGRQVLLWCSGCTAFPLQGERFCCGAVVAQPFLYRKPGSAVVQWLQGLSSTGRQVLLLCSGCTAFPLQGERFCCGAVVASPFLYREPGSAVVQWLHSLSSTGSQVLLWCSGCKAFPLQGARFCCYGVVAQPFLYREPGSAVVQWLQGLSSTGRQVLLWCSGCKAFPLQGARFCCGAVVARPFLYRETGSAVVQWLQGLSSTGSQVLLWCSGCKAFPLQGDRFCCGAVVAQPFLLQGARFSCVYPSQCQGFSKVLISNHGQIVIHGVLST; encoded by the exons atgcagctccgtctcaggttctggcaaggcctttcctctacagggagccaggttctgctgtggtgcagtggttgcacagcctttcctctacagggagacag gttctgctgtggtgcagtggttgcacagcctttcctctacagggagccaggttctgctgtggtgcagtggttgcaaggcctttcctctacagggagacaggttctgctgtggtgcagtggttgcacagcctttcctctacagggagaaaggttctgctgtggtgcagtggttgcacagcctttcctctacaggaagccaggttctgctgtggtgcagtggttgcaaggcctttcctctacagggagacaggttctgctgttatgcagtggttgcacagcctttcctctacagggagaaaggttctgctgtggtgcagtggttgcaagccctttcctctacagggagccaggttctgctgtggtgcagtggttgcacagcctttcctctacaggaagccaggttctgctgtggtgcagtggttgcaaggcctttcctctacagggagccaggttctgctgttatggagtggttgcacagcctttcctctacagggagccaggttctgctgtggtgcagtggttgcaaggcctttcctctacagggagacag gttctgctgtggtgcagtggttgcaaggcctttcctctacagggagccaggttctgctgtggtgcagtggttgcaaggcctttcctctacagggagacaggttctgctgtggtgcagtggttgcaaggcctttcctctacagggagccaggttctgctgtggtgcagtggttgcaaggcctttcctctacagggagacaggttctgctgtggtgcagtggttgcacagcctttcctcttacagggagccaggttttcctgtgtctacccttctcaatgtcaaggtttttctaaggttttgatcagtaaccatggtcaaatagttatcCACGGTGTACTGTCGacttag
- the LOC127915064 gene encoding uncharacterized protein LOC127915064 isoform X3, giving the protein MQLRLRFWQGLSSTGSQVLLWCSGCTAFPLQGDRFCCGAVVAQPFLYREPGSAVVQWLQGLSSTGRQVLLWCSGCTAFPLQGERFCCGAVVAQPFLYRKPGSAVVQWLQGLSSTGRQVLLLCSGCTAFPLQGERFCCGAVVASPFLYREPGSAVVQWLHSLSSTGSQVLLWCSGCKAFPLQGARFCCYGVVAQPFLYREPGSAVVQWLQGLSSTGRQVLLWCSGCTAFPLQGARFCCGAVVARPFLYRETGSAVVQWLHSLSSTGSQVLQWLQGLSSTGRQVMLWCSGCTAFPLQGDRFCCGAVVAQPFLYREPGSAVVQWLHSLSSTGSQVLLWCSGCTAFPLQGARFCCGAVVAQPFLYREPGSAVVQWLQGLSSTGSQVLLWCSGCKAFPLQGDRFCCGAVVARPFLYREPGSAVVQWLQGLSSTGRQVLLWCSGCTAFPLTGSQVFLCLPFSMSRFF; this is encoded by the exons atgcagctccgtctcaggttctggcaaggcctttcctctacagggagccaggttctgctgtggtgcagtggttgcacagcctttcctctacagggagacag gttctgctgtggtgcagtggttgcacagcctttcctctacagggagccaggttctgctgtggtgcagtggttgcaaggcctttcctctacagggagacaggttctgctgtggtgcagtggttgcacagcctttcctctacagggagaaaggttctgctgtggtgcagtggttgcacagcctttcctctacaggaagccaggttctgctgtggtgcagtggttgcaaggcctttcctctacagggagacaggttctgctgttatgcagtggttgcacagcctttcctctacagggagaaaggttctgctgtggtgcagtggttgcaagccctttcctctacagggagccaggttctgctgtggtgcagtggttgcacagcctttcctctacaggaagccaggttctgctgtggtgcagtggttgcaaggcctttcctctacagggagccaggttctgctgttatggagtggttgcacagcctttcctctacagggagccaggttctgctgtggtgcagtggttgcaaggcctttcctctacagggagacaggttctgctgtggtgcagtggttgcacagcctttcctctacagggagccaggttctgctgtggtgcagtggttgcaaggcctttcctctacagggagactggttctgctgtggtgcagtggttgcacagcctttcctctacaggaaGCCAGGTTCTGCAGTGGTTGCAaggcctttcctctacagggagacaggttatgctgtggtgcagtggttgcacagcctttcctctacagggagacaggttctgctgtggtgcagtggttgcacagcctttcctctacagggagccag gttctgctgtggtgcagtggttgcacagcctttcctctacagggagccaggttctgctgtggtgcagtggttgcacagcctttcctctacagggagccaggttctgctgtggtgcagtggttgcacagcctttcctctacagggagccag gttctgctgtggtgcagtggttgcaaggcctttcctctacagggagccaggttctgctgtggtgcagtggttgcaaggcctttcctctacagggagacaggttctgctgtggtgcagtggttgcaaggcctttcctctacagggagccaggttctgctgtggtgcagtggttgcaaggcctttcctctacagggagacaggttctgctgtggtgcagtggttgcacagcctttcctcttacagggagccaggttttcctgtgtctacccttctcaatgtcaaggtttttctaa
- the LOC127915064 gene encoding uncharacterized protein LOC127915064 isoform X36, producing MQLRLRFWQGLSSTGSQVLLWCSGCTAFPLQGDRFCCGAVVAQPFLYREPGSAVVQWLQGLSSTGRQVLLWCSGCTAFPLQGERFCCGAVVAQPFLYRKPGSAVVQWLQGLSSTGRQVLLLCSGCTAFPLQGERFCCGAVVASPFLYREPGSAVVQWLHSLSSTGSQVLLWCSGCKAFPLQGARFCCGAVVARPFLYRETGSAVVQWLHSLSSTGSQVLLWCSGCKAFPLQGDWFCCGAVVAQPFLYRKPGSAVVARPFLYRETGYAVVQWLHSLSSTGRQVLLWCSGCTAFPLQGARFCCGAVVARPFLYREPGSAVVQWLQGLSSTGRQVLLWCSGCTAFPLTGSQVFLCLPFSMSRFF from the exons atgcagctccgtctcaggttctggcaaggcctttcctctacagggagccaggttctgctgtggtgcagtggttgcacagcctttcctctacagggagacag gttctgctgtggtgcagtggttgcacagcctttcctctacagggagccaggttctgctgtggtgcagtggttgcaaggcctttcctctacagggagacaggttctgctgtggtgcagtggttgcacagcctttcctctacagggagaaaggttctgctgtggtgcagtggttgcacagcctttcctctacaggaagccaggttctgctgtggtgcagtggttgcaaggcctttcctctacagggagacaggttctgctgttatgcagtggttgcacagcctttcctctacagggagaaaggttctgctgtggtgcagtggttgcaagccctttcctctacagggagccaggttctgctgtggtgcagtggttgcacagcctttcctctacaggaagccaggttctgctgtggtgcagtggttgcaaggcctttcctctacagggagccag gttctgctgtggtgcagtggttgcaaggcctttcctctacagggagacaggttctgctgtggtgcagtggttgcacagcctttcctctacagggagccaggttctgctgtggtgcagtggttgcaaggcctttcctctacagggagactggttctgctgtggtgcagtggttgcacagcctttcctctacaggaaGCCAGGTTCTGCAGTGGTTGCAaggcctttcctctacagggagacaggttatgctgtggtgcagtggttgcacagcctttcctctacagggagacaggttctgctgtggtgcagtggttgcacagcctttcctctacagggagccag gttctgctgtggtgcagtggttgcaaggcctttcctctacagggagccaggttctgctgtggtgcagtggttgcaaggcctttcctctacagggagacaggttctgctgtggtgcagtggttgcacagcctttcctcttacagggagccaggttttcctgtgtctacccttctcaatgtcaaggtttttctaa
- the LOC127915064 gene encoding uncharacterized protein LOC127915064 isoform X35 — translation MQLRLRFWQGLSSTGSQVLLWCSGCTAFPLQGDRFCCGAVVAQPFLYREPGSAVVQWLQGLSSTGRQVLLWCSGCTAFPLQGERFCCGAVVAQPFLYRKPGSAVVQWLQGLSSTGRQVLLLCSGCTAFPLQGERFCCGAVVASPFLYREPGSAVVQWLHSLSSTGSQVLLWCSGCKAFPLQGARFCCYGVVAQPFLYREPGSAVVQWLQGLSSTGRQVLLWCSGCTAFPLQGARFCCGAVVARPFLYRETGSAVVQWLHSLSSTGSQVLQWLQGLSSTGRQVMLWCSGCTAFPLQGDRFCCGAVVARPFLYREPGSAVVQWLQGLSSTGRQVLLWCSGCTAFPLTGSQVFLCLPFSMSRFF, via the exons atgcagctccgtctcaggttctggcaaggcctttcctctacagggagccaggttctgctgtggtgcagtggttgcacagcctttcctctacagggagacag gttctgctgtggtgcagtggttgcacagcctttcctctacagggagccaggttctgctgtggtgcagtggttgcaaggcctttcctctacagggagacaggttctgctgtggtgcagtggttgcacagcctttcctctacagggagaaaggttctgctgtggtgcagtggttgcacagcctttcctctacaggaagccaggttctgctgtggtgcagtggttgcaaggcctttcctctacagggagacaggttctgctgttatgcagtggttgcacagcctttcctctacagggagaaaggttctgctgtggtgcagtggttgcaagccctttcctctacagggagccaggttctgctgtggtgcagtggttgcacagcctttcctctacaggaagccaggttctgctgtggtgcagtggttgcaaggcctttcctctacagggagccaggttctgctgttatggagtggttgcacagcctttcctctacagggagccaggttctgctgtggtgcagtggttgcaaggcctttcctctacagggagacaggttctgctgtggtgcagtggttgcacagcctttcctctacagggagccaggttctgctgtggtgcagtggttgcaaggcctttcctctacagggagactggttctgctgtggtgcagtggttgcacagcctttcctctacaggaaGCCAGGTTCTGCAGTGGTTGCAaggcctttcctctacagggagacaggttatgctgtggtgcagtggttgcacagcctttcctctacagggagacag gttctgctgtggtgcagtggttgcaaggcctttcctctacagggagccaggttctgctgtggtgcagtggttgcaaggcctttcctctacagggagacaggttctgctgtggtgcagtggttgcacagcctttcctcttacagggagccaggttttcctgtgtctacccttctcaatgtcaaggtttttctaa
- the LOC127915064 gene encoding uncharacterized protein LOC127915064 isoform X10, translating into MQLRLRFWQGLSSTGSQVLLWCSGCTAFPLQGDRFCCGAVVAQPFLYREPGSAVVQWLQGLSSTGRQVLLWCSGCTAFPLQGERFCCGAVVAQPFLYRKPGSAVVQWLQGLSSTGRQVLLWCSGCKAFPLQGARFCCYGVVAQPFLYREPGSAVVQWLQGLSSTGRQVLLWCSGCTAFPLQGARFCCGAVVARPFLYRETGSAVVQWLHSLSSTGSQVLQWLQGLSSTGRQVMLWCSGCTAFPLQGDRFCCGAVVAQPFLYREPGPAVVQWLHSLSSTGSQVLLWCSGCTAFPLQGARFCCGAVVAQPFLYREPGSAVVQWLHSLSSTGSQVLLWCSGCKAFPLQGARFCCGAVVARPFLYRETGSAVVQWLQGLSSTGSQVLLWCSGCKAFPLQGDRFCCGAVVAQPFLLQGARFSCVYPSQCQGFSKVLISNHGQIVIHGVLST; encoded by the exons atgcagctccgtctcaggttctggcaaggcctttcctctacagggagccaggttctgctgtggtgcagtggttgcacagcctttcctctacagggagacag gttctgctgtggtgcagtggttgcacagcctttcctctacagggagccaggttctgctgtggtgcagtggttgcaaggcctttcctctacagggagacaggttctgctgtggtgcagtggttgcacagcctttcctctacagggagaaaggttctgctgtggtgcagtggttgcacagcctttcctctacaggaagccaggttctgctgtggtgcagtggttgcaaggcctttcctctacagggagacag gttctgctgtggtgcagtggttgcaaggcctttcctctacagggagccaggttctgctgttatggagtggttgcacagcctttcctctacagggagccaggttctgctgtggtgcagtggttgcaaggcctttcctctacagggagacaggttctgctgtggtgcagtggttgcacagcctttcctctacagggagccaggttctgctgtggtgcagtggttgcaaggcctttcctctacagggagactggttctgctgtggtgcagtggttgcacagcctttcctctacaggaaGCCAGGTTCTGCAGTGGTTGCAaggcctttcctctacagggagacaggttatgctgtggtgcagtggttgcacagcctttcctctacagggagacaggttctgctgtggtgcagtggttgcacagcctttcctctacagggagccaggtcctgctgtggtgcagtggttgcacagcctttcctctacagggagccaggttctgctgtggtgcagtggttgcacagcctttcctctacagggagccaggttctgctgtggtgcagtggttgcacagcctttcctctacagggagccaggttctgctgtggtgcagtggttgcacagcctttcctctacagggagccag gttctgctgtggtgcagtggttgcaaggcctttcctctacagggagccaggttctgctgtggtgcagtggttgcaaggcctttcctctacagggagacaggttctgctgtggtgcagtggttgcaaggcctttcctctacagggagccaggttctgctgtggtgcagtggttgcaaggcctttcctctacagggagacaggttctgctgtggtgcagtggttgcacagcctttcctcttacagggagccaggttttcctgtgtctacccttctcaatgtcaaggtttttctaaggttttgatcagtaaccatggtcaaatagttatcCACGGTGTACTGTCGacttag